Proteins from a single region of Malassezia restricta chromosome IV, complete sequence:
- a CDS encoding AT-rich interactive domain protein, whose amino-acid sequence MSFPPGGNVFQGNSQQQFAQYVQQQKQQHHMQTGQQPFQSPQLGFSGYPNAQQQQDFMPNITPQQIQAILNQKNSAMQTGLQGNQYMPSPIMSQLQPGMPIPTSMPMPSTQPHQPPPPRQANGSVNIIADLVNKAKAGLLSPMQLAQLRAILGQESIQPSQQNPVMQPSMSTSSPVIPMKKSPMMMPNQQPTAGPNMPQMNMLLNAANVQQPQQQANLLQGLQFIQKIQQKLAEIDQKLATSIHEHERQMLQHNRQELLRVQGTIIQKLSQGSQMHQQNFNSSSPNLMANATSSPLTNFSQPNFNNAPKPSMNMMNTPNAASHMSPANSFQMPAKMPAPTPSQPAANVAITPDQFKRALAVLQHRHGKPVQMNPIVNGYPIDLYQLFNTVQSMGGSKITTQKGLWNTVVGSLGYVSLNQAQVSALAVQVAQVYKTYLELFEEVWNRAMVHQMSMSHQMNKTNVPDMPQTSQGSASMPHSGISPNAVFDAMMQRPNQQVSPPLSSYQKDPSLSVDLSETDKLPTTKPQYSLASPKTPAGKPSRVVWPQEEQKSTQSMASDQTAEKSHTASKDKTKRPTIRVTTRMLEEARSLLYKVELSLSVSRPKLPVIEDIPESEKAIILQQVEQLVSLKTTVSALLPVFLAMTQNLEPAKRVKIMIYIFEDQLALLPSRKCIMRLSDLEKLKVQMTRCIGFVRIHDEKLARKVMAKAVADQPELLQRKATHSVESSAENTSPVTAAPKQMSLGSAEMKEDGDDDDIEITATNIKTPINSATSPTQPLKISGKEKTSNIPRVSALSSLEPKDVPGQAINKLMTEQIQNEQLSQNSPIQFLEKAWNKLITVETQTKANKFNVDVLRHQLDDMSWPNTSLESLIYTAIDAPYQIGLHDTKQRNEYSTALYTNEPFLKNDADERHASHSSDTKLTSFDKIILKPAPDAWREQATNEDSKNKLNDLTSESDQDWWSKDFFK is encoded by the coding sequence ATGTCATTCCCGCCAGGAGGGAATGTCTTCCAAGGCAACTCTCAGCAACAGTTCGCTCAATacgtgcagcagcagaaACAGCAGCATCATATGCAGACCGGGCAACAGCCTTTCCAATCTCCGCAGCTCGGATTCTCGGGCTACCCCAATGCGCAACAGCAGCAAGACTTTATGCCGAATATTACACCGCAGCAAATCCAAGCCATACTGAATCAAAAAAACTCTGCCATGCAGACAGGTTTACAGGGAAATCAGTACATGCCATCACCCATCATGTCGCAACTCCAACCCGGCATGCCCATACCCACCAGTATGCCTATGCCTTCAACTCAACCCCATCAACCACCACCCCCACGACAGGCAAATGGCTCGGTCAACATTATAGCTGACCTAGTGAACAAGGCAAAGGCAGGACTATTATCACCCATGCAGCTCGCACAGCTGCGAGCGATCCTAGGGCAAGAAAGCATACAACCGAGTCAACAAAATCCAGTGATGCAACCATCGATGTCTACTTCGAGCCCAGTCATACCCATGAAAAAATCACCAATGATGATGCCGAATCAACAGCCCACGGCTGGCCCTAACATGCCCCAGATGAACATGCTTCTCAATGCGGCCAACGTACAGCAGCCCCAACAACAAGCGAACTTGCTGCAAGGCTTGCAGTTCATCCAGAAAATCCAGCAAAAACTTGCTGAAATTGATCAGAAATTGGCAACGTCTATTCACGAACATGAGCGCCAAATGCTTCAGCATAACCGCCAAGAGCTTCTTCGTGTGCAGGGAACCATAATCCAGAAACTCTCACAGGGTTCACAAATGCACCAGCAAAATTTTAACTCGTCTTCGCCAAATCTAATGGCCAATGCCACTTCTTCACCCCTGACCAATTTTTCCCAGCCGAATTTCAACAATGCGCCAAAGCCCTCGATGAATATGATGAATACACCGAACGCAGCCTCACACATGTCACCAGCCAATTCGTTCCAAATGCCGGCCAAAATGCCTGCGCCTACCCCGTCGCAGCCTGCGGCAAACGTGGCTATCACACCTGATCAATTCAAACGAGCTCTTGCAGTGCTACAGCATCGGCACGGCAAACCGGTTCAGATGAACCCTATTGTGAACGGTTACCCTATTGATCTGTACCAACTCTTCAATACTGTCCAGTCGATGGGTGGCAGCAAAATTACGACTCAAAAGGGACTCTGGAACACTGTAGTAGGGTCCTTGGGCTATGTATCGTTGAACCAAGCCCAGGTCTCTGCATTGGCTGTTCAGGTCGCGCAAGTGTACAAAACGTACCTTGAGCTATTCGAAGAAGTGTGGAACCGGGCCATGGTGCACCAGATGTCTATGTCCCACCAAATGAACAAGACCAACGTGCCAGATATGCCACAAACCAGCCAGGGGTCTGCATCCATGCCCCACAGTGGTATATCTCCCAATGCTGTATTTGACGCCATGATGCAGCGTCCCAACCAGCAAGTCAGCCCTCCGTTGTCATCCTATCAAAAGGATCCTTCATTGTCGGTGGACTTGAGTGAAACAGACAAGCTTCCGACAACCAAACCGCAATATTCTCTCGCGAGCCCAAAGACACCAGCCGGGAAGCCGTCCAGGGTCGTATGGCCCCAAGAAGAACAGAAGTCCACGCAGTCCATGGCCTCCGATCAAACTGCAGAGAAGAGCCACACTGCATCGAAGGACAAAACGAAAAGACCTACCATTCGCGTTACCACCCGGATGCTGGAAGAGGCACGTTCATTGCTGTACAAAGTGGAACTGAGTCTCTCTGTGTCCCGTCCCAAGCTCCCTGTCATTGAAGATATCCCTGAAAGCGAAAAAGCAATCATCCTCCAACAAGTGGAGCAACTAGTCTCTCTGAAGACGACCGTGTCGGCTTTGCTACCGGTGTTCCTCGCCATGACCCAGAATCTCGAGCCTGCGAAGCGTGTCAAAATTATGATTTATATCTTTGAAGATCAATTGGCACTTTTACCATCTCGTAAATGTATTATGCGTCTTTCAGATTTGGAAAAGCTCAAGGTTCAAATGACACGGTGTATCGGCTTCGTTAGAATTCATGATGAGAAGCTGGCTCGAAAAGTCATGGCCAAGGCTGTGGCTGATCAGCCTGAACTCCTTCAACGAAAAGCTACGCACTCTGTCGAATCAAGCGCAGAAAATACATCACCTGTCACAGCAGCACCTAAGCAGATGTCTTTGGGAAGTGCAGAGATGAAAGAGGAtggtgacgacgacgacattgAAATCACTGCTACCAATATTAAGACACCGATCAACAGCGCCACATCACCAACTCAACCACTCAAGATTTCGGGCAAAGAGAAGACATCTAACATACCCCGGGTATCTGCGTTGTCCTCTCTTGAACCCAAAGATGTACCTGGCCAGGCAATCAACAAGCTAATGACGGAACAGATCCAAAACGAGCAATTATCCCAAAATTCGCCGATACAATTTCTTGAAAAAGCTTGGAATAAGCTTATCACAGTCGAAACTCAAACAAAGGCAAACAAGTTCAATGTCGATGTTTTGAGACATCAGTTGGACGACATGTCTTGGCCAAACACTAGTCTGGAGTCTCTCATTTATACGGCTATTGATGCCCCTTACCAAATTGGGCTCCATGATACTAAGCAAAGGAATGAATACTCAACTGCCTTGTATACTAACGAACCCTTCTTAAAAAATGATGCGGACGAACGCCATGCAAGTCACTCCTCTGATACGAAACTCACATCTTTCGATAAGATAATTCTGAAACCCGCGCCAGATGCGTGGAGGGAACAGGCGACCAATGAGGACAGCAAGAATAAGCTGAACGATTTAACATCGGAAAGCGATCAAGATTGGTGGTCGAAAGATTTTTTTAAATAG